The following are encoded together in the Mycolicibacterium arabiense genome:
- a CDS encoding response regulator transcription factor has product MPPDADRSPARVLVIEDSDAIREMVVEALTAAGHTAHGLVDGTDLEAALDGHRPDLVVLDLMLPGRDGFALAEVISAWGDAGLIMLTARDALPDRLRGLDGGADDYVVKPFELSELTSRVGAVLRRRGRIPATVAVGDLLVDRGASVATRAGHPLDLTATEFRLLEYLLDQRGRTVSAGQILTAVWGYASYDDNLIHVHISSLRRKMEAHGPRLIHTVRGIGYRLQAQRP; this is encoded by the coding sequence ATGCCACCCGACGCGGACAGGTCGCCGGCGCGCGTTCTCGTCATCGAGGACTCCGACGCCATTCGCGAGATGGTGGTCGAGGCGCTGACCGCCGCCGGCCACACGGCCCACGGCCTCGTCGACGGCACCGATCTCGAGGCGGCGCTCGACGGGCACCGGCCCGACCTGGTGGTCCTCGACCTCATGCTGCCGGGCCGCGACGGCTTCGCCCTGGCCGAGGTGATCAGCGCCTGGGGGGACGCCGGCCTGATCATGCTGACCGCGCGCGACGCGCTACCGGACCGCCTGCGCGGTCTCGACGGCGGTGCCGACGACTACGTCGTCAAACCGTTCGAGCTGTCCGAATTGACGTCGCGGGTGGGCGCGGTGCTGCGGCGGCGGGGACGCATCCCAGCCACCGTCGCAGTCGGCGATCTCCTGGTCGACCGGGGCGCAAGCGTCGCGACACGTGCCGGACACCCCCTCGACCTGACCGCCACCGAGTTCCGGTTGCTCGAGTACCTCCTCGATCAGCGGGGCCGGACGGTGAGCGCCGGGCAGATCCTCACCGCCGTGTGGGGTTACGCGTCCTACGACGACAACCTGATCCATGTCCACATCAGCAGTCTGCGCAGGAAGATGGAGGCCCACGGCCCGCGCCTGATCCACACCGTGCGTGGCATCGGCTACCGGTTGCAGGCGCAGCGACCGTGA
- a CDS encoding NAD(P)/FAD-dependent oxidoreductase, translated as MIGGGNAGISAAARFLRKGVSSVAVVEPQLVHTYRPLLSYVGGGQAALRTAERTQRSVTPTGCTWIQDSAVAVDPDARTVTLASGRVHGYRDLVLGAGLVPDDEALPGIAEALRSPAMASNYLDHAEETWDLVREMRTGRAVFTVPRPPVSCTGTTIKPLFLAAAHWKRAGRLADIDITLIVDRAGLVDVPDLDVRLSRCLEELNVEVLHRTSVTALDPGRNELTAAGPDGERLVSYDLLHLVPPFRGPTWLANSGLTDSDRHDVVDVDPRTFRHRTHPDVWAVGDGAGVETDPSGGALRRQVKILVDNVLAARTGGSMSGYDGYTVAPVATDAHLLIAGEFDRSGKVTSSLPSFVDPLKPRRVAWAFDRYGLPQTYWNLILKGRV; from the coding sequence GTGATCGGCGGCGGCAATGCCGGGATCAGCGCTGCGGCGCGGTTCCTGCGCAAAGGCGTCTCGAGCGTTGCCGTGGTCGAACCTCAACTCGTCCACACCTACCGCCCGCTGCTGTCCTACGTCGGCGGCGGCCAAGCGGCGTTGCGCACCGCCGAGCGGACCCAGCGATCGGTGACGCCCACGGGCTGTACGTGGATTCAGGACTCTGCGGTGGCCGTCGACCCCGACGCCCGCACGGTCACCCTCGCCTCGGGCCGGGTGCACGGTTACCGGGACCTCGTCCTCGGCGCCGGGTTGGTGCCCGACGACGAGGCGCTTCCCGGCATCGCAGAAGCGCTGCGCAGCCCAGCCATGGCGAGCAACTACCTCGACCATGCGGAGGAGACCTGGGACCTGGTCCGAGAGATGCGGACGGGGCGCGCGGTGTTCACCGTTCCGCGGCCACCGGTCAGCTGCACCGGGACCACCATCAAGCCGCTGTTCCTCGCTGCCGCGCACTGGAAGCGCGCCGGGCGCCTCGCCGACATCGACATCACCTTGATCGTCGACCGGGCCGGTCTCGTCGACGTGCCCGACCTCGACGTCCGGCTGAGCCGCTGCCTCGAAGAGCTGAATGTCGAGGTGCTGCACCGCACCTCGGTCACCGCGCTCGATCCAGGACGGAACGAACTGACCGCCGCGGGTCCGGACGGTGAACGACTCGTGTCCTACGATCTGCTGCACCTGGTGCCCCCGTTCCGCGGGCCGACGTGGCTCGCGAACTCAGGCCTGACCGACTCCGACCGGCACGACGTCGTCGATGTCGACCCCCGCACGTTCAGGCACCGCACCCACCCCGACGTCTGGGCGGTGGGCGACGGTGCCGGTGTCGAGACGGACCCGTCCGGCGGGGCGCTGCGCCGACAGGTCAAGATCCTGGTGGACAACGTGCTCGCCGCCCGTACGGGCGGATCGATGAGCGGATACGACGGGTACACGGTCGCCCCGGTCGCGACCGACGCGCACCTACTGATCGCAGGCGAGTTCGACCGCTCAGGGAAGGTGACGTCGTCACTGCCGTCCTTCGTTGACCCGCTCAAGCCGAGGCGCGTCGCGTGGGCGTTCGACCGGTACGGGCTGCCCCAGACGTACTGGAACCTGATCTTGAAGGGCCGGGTCTGA
- a CDS encoding cutinase family protein, producing the protein MTGRRFVRSLAMAATGVWAVTLGALAPAASAEPVPCPDAEVIFARGTAEQPGVGGVGQQFLDSVRVQAGGRSVGEYAVNYAAGSNFDDREAFARTVIDGVRDEGQRVEFMAANCPNTRLILGGYSQGAVVTGFTTSASVPAGVPADLVPAPLSAEVADNVAAVVLFGKPSGQFLDKYGAPAIEIGPLFQPKTLDLCNAGDNICEGNFNGLPSIAHGLYGPSGLVNQGAAYAVGRL; encoded by the coding sequence ATGACAGGTCGACGATTCGTTCGCTCACTGGCGATGGCGGCCACCGGTGTCTGGGCCGTGACGCTGGGTGCGCTCGCTCCGGCGGCCTCCGCCGAGCCGGTGCCCTGCCCCGATGCCGAGGTGATCTTCGCCCGCGGTACCGCTGAACAGCCAGGCGTGGGCGGCGTCGGCCAACAGTTCCTCGACTCGGTACGCGTACAGGCCGGCGGTCGGTCGGTCGGCGAATACGCCGTCAACTATGCCGCTGGCAGCAACTTCGACGACCGCGAGGCGTTCGCGCGGACCGTCATCGACGGCGTCCGCGACGAGGGGCAGCGCGTCGAGTTCATGGCGGCCAACTGCCCCAACACCCGGCTGATCCTGGGGGGCTACTCCCAGGGCGCCGTCGTCACCGGCTTCACGACGTCGGCGTCGGTGCCCGCGGGCGTGCCCGCCGACTTGGTTCCCGCGCCGCTGTCGGCGGAGGTCGCCGACAACGTCGCCGCAGTGGTGCTGTTCGGCAAGCCGTCGGGACAGTTCCTGGACAAGTACGGCGCGCCCGCCATCGAGATCGGCCCGCTGTTCCAGCCCAAGACGCTCGACCTGTGCAACGCCGGCGACAACATCTGCGAGGGCAACTTCAACGGGCTGCCCTCGATCGCTCACGGCCTGTACGGCCCGAGTGGTCTGGTGAACCAAGGCGCCGCCTACGCGGTCGGCCGCCTCTGA
- a CDS encoding spore photoproduct lyase family protein, which yields MTSATTSTTPTLWTPARVLVTRSAAELPHGAEIVARCEAAGVPDIQLLSGDRLPTSRGEDDRATYALAKRTLAVVVAPPSKRKLQPIPPSADWRIDLAEGCPGHCQYCYLAGSLSGPPITRVYANLPEILSEMDGHVGRGTITSASDDRADEGTTFEASCYTDPLALEHLTGSLSTTIAHVGEHDWASPVGLRFTTKYDNVAPLLDLPHHGRTRVRVSVNADEVAGRFEGGTARLPRRIVALRSLALAGYRVGLTIAPIMPIPDWREGYGRLLADVAAAVADVPDLDLTVECITHRFTAGSKDVLTSWYPRTKLEMDEGSRTRKFGKYGSAKYVYPKETMADLKSWFAAELAATLPAARTLYWT from the coding sequence ATGACCTCAGCCACCACGTCCACCACCCCCACCCTCTGGACCCCGGCCCGCGTCCTGGTCACCAGGTCGGCAGCCGAACTGCCCCACGGCGCGGAGATCGTGGCGCGGTGCGAGGCGGCAGGTGTCCCCGACATCCAGTTGCTGTCCGGCGACCGGCTCCCGACGTCTCGCGGCGAGGACGACCGGGCCACCTATGCTCTGGCCAAGCGCACGTTGGCGGTCGTGGTCGCACCGCCGTCGAAGCGAAAGCTGCAGCCCATCCCGCCCAGCGCGGACTGGCGCATCGACCTCGCCGAGGGTTGCCCCGGGCACTGTCAGTACTGCTATCTGGCCGGCTCGCTGTCCGGGCCGCCGATCACCCGCGTGTACGCCAACCTGCCGGAGATCCTCTCGGAGATGGACGGGCATGTCGGCCGCGGCACCATCACGTCGGCGTCCGACGACCGAGCCGACGAGGGCACCACCTTCGAGGCGTCCTGCTACACCGACCCCCTCGCGCTGGAACACCTCACGGGGTCGCTGTCGACGACGATCGCCCACGTCGGCGAGCATGACTGGGCCTCACCCGTCGGGCTGCGCTTCACGACCAAGTACGACAACGTCGCACCGCTGCTCGACCTGCCGCATCACGGCCGCACCCGGGTGCGGGTATCGGTGAACGCCGACGAGGTCGCGGGCCGGTTCGAGGGAGGGACGGCACGGTTGCCCAGGCGCATCGTCGCCCTGCGCAGCCTGGCGCTGGCGGGATACCGGGTGGGGCTCACCATCGCCCCGATCATGCCGATCCCCGATTGGCGGGAGGGTTACGGCCGGTTGCTCGCCGACGTCGCCGCCGCGGTGGCCGACGTTCCCGACCTCGACCTGACCGTCGAGTGCATCACCCACCGGTTCACGGCGGGCAGCAAGGACGTGCTGACGAGCTGGTATCCCCGCACCAAGCTGGAGATGGACGAGGGTTCGCGTACCCGGAAGTTCGGCAAGTACGGCTCGGCGAAGTACGTCTATCCGAAGGAGACGATGGCCGACCTCAAGTCGTGGTTCGCAGCCGAGTTGGCCGCCACGCTGCCCGCCGCGCGGACGCTGTACTGGACCTGA
- a CDS encoding TetR/AcrR family transcriptional regulator: protein MTEATTPNRQPATGKRRRRTRSGTDLSRDVYIDSAVNLIEMRGVGVLSARTLAAAVGADPTALYRYFTGIDDVLLAVADRMIGIALDRWTPTDDWLTSLANLARALYRVYANEFPLTGTAIATRTTGLPNEIRAVEITIGLLRDGGFDVEAATRWFRSLSDFLLGQAMLDGAFTALPQQIQDADHDTWRGLPERLTPDDTPHAEAAAHHLRSMMLESSFEASLELILAGLGVMARTSTEGGA from the coding sequence ATGACCGAGGCGACGACGCCGAATCGGCAGCCTGCTACGGGCAAGCGCCGCAGGCGGACGCGATCCGGGACCGACCTGTCCCGCGACGTCTACATCGACTCGGCGGTGAACCTGATCGAGATGCGGGGCGTGGGGGTGCTGAGCGCTCGCACGCTCGCCGCGGCGGTCGGCGCCGACCCGACCGCGCTCTACCGCTACTTCACCGGGATCGACGACGTCCTGCTCGCAGTCGCCGACCGGATGATCGGCATTGCGCTCGACCGCTGGACGCCCACGGACGACTGGCTCACCTCGCTTGCCAACCTGGCACGGGCGCTGTACCGCGTGTACGCCAACGAGTTTCCGCTCACCGGAACGGCGATCGCCACCCGAACCACCGGACTGCCCAACGAGATACGCGCCGTCGAGATCACGATCGGGCTGCTGCGCGACGGCGGGTTCGACGTGGAGGCGGCGACGCGATGGTTCAGGTCGCTGTCGGACTTCCTGCTCGGTCAAGCGATGCTCGACGGCGCGTTCACGGCGCTGCCGCAGCAGATCCAGGACGCCGACCACGACACGTGGCGCGGACTACCCGAGAGACTGACACCCGACGACACCCCGCACGCCGAAGCCGCCGCCCACCACCTGCGTTCGATGATGCTCGAGTCGTCGTTCGAGGCATCCTTGGAGTTGATCCTCGCCGGCCTCGGCGTCATGGCCCGCACCTCGACAGAAGGCGGCGCCTAG
- a CDS encoding NAD(P)/FAD-dependent oxidoreductase, with translation MSQRVAVVGAGLSGASCAQALLDHGVAVDLIERGRAPGGRMASPTVQGRRVDVGAAYFTAKEPLFSAVVDRWVTDGLARPWTDAFDVFSSDGHRRSEGPMRYATPDGLRSLVRATLPAEVRLTTEVGSLDELDHDAVVLAMPDPQAARLAPDAADWVSYEPVIAVAAGWERHCWQLPDAAFVNDDPDIAFVADDGSRRGDGAAVLVAHTTAQRARAHLENPPGAAAPVLEALRRALGVDVEPQWTHAHRWTFAKPSGTHGDDAFGLTSLGGRPLGLCGDSWCPSGAPRVESAWLSGRALGVALAGRLR, from the coding sequence GTGTCACAACGTGTCGCGGTCGTCGGAGCGGGCCTCTCGGGTGCGTCCTGCGCGCAGGCGTTGCTCGACCACGGCGTCGCGGTCGACCTGATCGAGCGGGGCAGGGCGCCGGGCGGCCGGATGGCGTCGCCCACCGTGCAGGGTCGGCGGGTCGACGTGGGCGCGGCGTACTTCACCGCCAAGGAGCCCCTCTTCAGCGCCGTGGTCGACCGCTGGGTGACCGATGGGCTGGCGCGGCCGTGGACCGACGCCTTCGACGTGTTCTCCTCCGACGGCCACCGCAGGTCGGAGGGTCCGATGCGCTACGCGACACCCGACGGGCTCCGCTCACTGGTCCGGGCGACGCTGCCCGCCGAGGTCCGCCTCACCACCGAGGTCGGCTCGCTCGACGAGCTGGATCACGACGCCGTGGTGCTGGCGATGCCCGATCCGCAGGCAGCGCGACTGGCGCCCGACGCCGCGGACTGGGTGTCCTATGAACCCGTCATCGCCGTCGCGGCGGGGTGGGAACGGCACTGCTGGCAGCTACCTGACGCGGCATTCGTCAACGACGATCCGGACATCGCCTTCGTCGCCGACGACGGCTCACGGCGTGGCGACGGCGCTGCCGTGCTGGTCGCGCACACCACCGCCCAACGGGCGCGGGCACACCTCGAGAACCCGCCCGGCGCAGCGGCACCGGTGCTCGAGGCGCTGCGCCGGGCCCTGGGCGTCGACGTCGAACCGCAGTGGACGCACGCGCACCGCTGGACCTTCGCCAAGCCGTCGGGGACGCACGGCGACGATGCATTCGGGCTCACCTCGCTGGGCGGAAGGCCGCTCGGGCTCTGTGGTGATTCCTGGTGCCCGTCGGGTGCGCCGAGGGTCGAATCGGCCTGGCTGTCGGGCCGGGCGCTGGGCGTCGCACTCGCGGGTCGGCTCCGCTAG
- a CDS encoding GAF and ANTAR domain-containing protein, producing the protein MSEPRSHDLAVRMAELARAVAAPRSAEEIFSEVTEAAVELIPGVDTAGILLITKGGKFESHAGTTDLPHELDALQHMLKEGPCMDAALDDVMLRTEDFRNEMRWPAYSAAVANLGVLSGMSFRLYTNERTAGALNLFGFEPMNWTVDQQTVGSVLAAHAAAAIIANRQGEQLHSALNTRDRIGQAKGIIMERFGVDDMRAFDMLRRLSQESNTPLVEVAEGVVNTRGS; encoded by the coding sequence GTGTCCGAGCCTAGGAGTCACGATCTCGCCGTGCGCATGGCCGAACTGGCTCGCGCCGTCGCGGCGCCCCGCTCCGCCGAGGAGATCTTCTCGGAGGTGACGGAGGCCGCAGTGGAGCTGATCCCCGGTGTGGACACCGCAGGCATCCTGCTGATCACCAAGGGCGGAAAGTTCGAATCCCACGCTGGGACTACCGATCTGCCGCACGAACTCGACGCACTTCAGCACATGCTGAAGGAGGGGCCGTGCATGGACGCCGCGCTCGACGACGTCATGCTCCGCACCGAGGACTTCCGGAACGAGATGCGGTGGCCCGCCTACTCGGCGGCCGTGGCGAATCTGGGTGTCCTGAGCGGAATGTCGTTCCGGCTGTACACGAACGAGCGAACCGCGGGTGCACTCAACCTCTTCGGCTTCGAGCCCATGAACTGGACCGTCGATCAGCAGACCGTCGGGTCGGTGCTCGCCGCTCATGCTGCCGCGGCGATCATCGCCAATCGTCAGGGTGAGCAACTCCACTCGGCCCTCAACACGAGGGATCGAATCGGCCAGGCCAAGGGCATCATCATGGAGCGTTTCGGGGTCGACGACATGCGGGCGTTCGACATGCTGCGTCGACTCTCCCAGGAAAGCAATACTCCGCTGGTAGAGGTCGCCGAAGGCGTCGTCAACACACGCGGCAGCTGA
- a CDS encoding cutinase family protein, whose protein sequence is MIRRLGMAVVVAGVALGGLATGTAAAAPAGPAGCADFHWMGAAGSGQRDGAKLTQNGGMGDVVYQSYEQLESELAASGYTMTAEAVQYPAAPVPLDGGIGGWLGFMDSVKVGTDATAAQFEAFTERCPNTKVVLAGYSQGAMVVHRNLYDLADDPHVAAALLVADGDRLPVDTTIPMGSAAVAPGIGHGVAQEHSFLADTNTSPLPPAIGARTISVCDVGDPVCDYDPATSELTATDLAIHTAYAPAESGAHAWGAPLYQLVMNAAAAPSADVSLSAQGG, encoded by the coding sequence GTGATTCGTCGTCTTGGCATGGCCGTCGTCGTGGCCGGTGTGGCCCTCGGTGGGCTGGCCACCGGCACTGCTGCCGCCGCACCCGCCGGCCCGGCCGGATGCGCCGACTTCCACTGGATGGGCGCTGCCGGCTCCGGTCAGCGCGACGGTGCGAAGCTGACGCAGAACGGCGGGATGGGCGACGTCGTCTACCAGTCCTACGAGCAACTCGAGTCCGAACTCGCCGCGAGCGGCTACACGATGACCGCTGAGGCCGTGCAGTACCCGGCCGCGCCGGTCCCGCTCGACGGCGGCATCGGCGGCTGGCTGGGTTTCATGGACAGCGTCAAGGTCGGCACCGACGCGACCGCAGCACAGTTCGAGGCGTTCACCGAGCGGTGCCCGAACACGAAGGTCGTCCTTGCCGGCTACTCCCAGGGCGCCATGGTGGTGCACCGCAACCTCTACGACCTCGCCGATGATCCGCATGTCGCGGCGGCGCTGCTGGTCGCCGACGGTGACCGCCTGCCCGTAGACACCACCATCCCGATGGGTTCGGCGGCCGTCGCCCCGGGCATCGGGCACGGCGTCGCGCAGGAGCACTCGTTCCTGGCCGACACGAACACCTCGCCGCTTCCGCCTGCGATCGGCGCGCGCACGATCAGCGTGTGCGACGTCGGCGACCCGGTCTGCGACTACGACCCGGCCACCAGTGAATTGACGGCGACCGACCTCGCGATCCACACCGCCTACGCGCCCGCCGAAAGCGGCGCCCACGCATGGGGCGCACCGCTCTACCAGCTGGTGATGAACGCGGCTGCCGCGCCGAGCGCGGACGTGTCGCTCAGCGCGCAGGGCGGCTGA
- a CDS encoding GAF and ANTAR domain-containing protein — MTAGPTPADELAAVFAHLSGILLTEATVKSALETLTSLTANTIGNSIGAGISLLSADGKRTSSAATDPLVERLDDLQYDLDQGPCLSSWRELAAFRSDGREDEGRWPAWVPRARELGMRSFLSAPLIHADKAYGAMKVYSTQLDAFDEQDEDLLRRFGEQAAIFVGNVQTVEAATRVSDSLKETLRIRDVVATARGIVMARRQVSSEDALRELMADSHRTRRSLRDVAESVVDSVTDE; from the coding sequence GTGACCGCAGGACCCACCCCCGCCGACGAACTGGCGGCCGTCTTCGCGCATCTATCGGGAATCCTCCTCACCGAGGCGACGGTGAAGAGTGCCCTGGAGACCCTCACGTCGCTGACTGCCAACACCATCGGCAACAGCATCGGTGCCGGCATCAGCCTGTTGTCCGCCGACGGCAAGCGCACTTCCTCGGCGGCGACGGATCCGTTGGTCGAGCGCCTCGACGACCTGCAGTACGACCTCGATCAGGGCCCCTGCCTCAGTTCGTGGCGGGAGCTGGCGGCGTTCCGGTCCGACGGCAGGGAAGACGAAGGCCGTTGGCCCGCATGGGTTCCGCGGGCCCGGGAGCTGGGCATGCGCTCGTTCCTCAGCGCACCGCTGATCCACGCAGACAAGGCCTACGGCGCGATGAAGGTCTACTCGACACAACTCGACGCGTTCGACGAGCAAGACGAAGACCTGCTGCGGCGCTTCGGCGAGCAAGCGGCGATCTTCGTCGGGAACGTCCAGACGGTCGAAGCCGCAACCCGCGTCAGCGACAGCCTCAAGGAGACGCTGCGCATCCGTGACGTCGTGGCCACGGCGCGCGGAATCGTGATGGCGCGCCGCCAGGTGAGTTCCGAGGATGCGCTCCGCGAACTCATGGCCGACTCCCACAGGACGCGACGATCACTGCGCGACGTCGCCGAATCCGTCGTCGACTCCGTTACGGATGAGTGA
- a CDS encoding DNA polymerase domain-containing protein, with the protein MSVSEQRAGVDLTNLDQTLGPDAGATKRDLVDYLDAVSDRMLPGLAGRPLTVLRALRGRAPFMQKNASKYTPDWIKTVTIWAEASHREVHYPLCDDRRTLLWLANQRAIEYHPTLGLAENVYRPTHLVLDLDPPGDGPFSAVVAVAHLVHQALRDSGLAGAVKTSGAKGIHVFVPIDDSAPVEDVAAATRALAARAEALDPSIATTAFIVEDREGKVFVDSTRAGGATVAAAYSPRLRPGTPVSFPLDWSDLDDVAPPDFTVHTALAALGDRDPWNDAMPAPQRLPDDLIEQGREIPVARVAAMHEGKRRARARRDAEDDDAGA; encoded by the coding sequence ATGAGCGTGTCCGAGCAGCGCGCCGGGGTCGACCTGACCAACCTCGATCAGACGCTGGGTCCCGACGCCGGCGCCACCAAGCGCGACCTGGTCGACTATCTCGACGCAGTGTCGGACCGGATGTTGCCTGGGCTCGCCGGCCGACCGTTGACGGTGCTGCGAGCGTTGCGCGGCCGGGCGCCGTTCATGCAGAAGAACGCGTCGAAGTACACCCCCGACTGGATCAAGACGGTGACCATCTGGGCAGAGGCGTCGCACCGCGAAGTGCACTATCCGCTGTGCGACGACCGGCGGACCCTGCTGTGGCTGGCGAACCAGCGAGCGATCGAGTACCACCCGACGCTGGGCCTCGCGGAGAACGTCTACCGGCCCACGCACCTCGTGCTGGACCTGGACCCGCCGGGCGACGGACCGTTCAGCGCGGTCGTCGCCGTCGCCCACCTGGTGCACCAGGCGCTACGGGACTCCGGCCTCGCTGGTGCCGTGAAGACTAGCGGCGCCAAGGGAATTCACGTCTTCGTGCCCATCGACGACTCGGCACCCGTCGAGGACGTCGCCGCTGCGACGCGTGCGTTGGCCGCCCGGGCCGAGGCGCTGGACCCGAGCATCGCGACGACCGCGTTCATCGTCGAAGACCGCGAGGGCAAGGTGTTCGTCGACTCGACGCGCGCCGGGGGTGCCACCGTCGCCGCCGCCTACAGCCCGCGCTTACGGCCGGGCACGCCGGTGTCGTTCCCACTGGACTGGTCAGATCTCGACGACGTGGCACCGCCCGACTTCACCGTGCACACGGCACTGGCCGCGCTGGGCGACCGCGACCCGTGGAACGACGCGATGCCCGCGCCGCAGCGACTGCCGGATGACCTCATCGAGCAGGGGCGCGAGATTCCGGTGGCCCGGGTGGCCGCAATGCACGAGGGCAAGCGACGCGCCCGGGCCCGTCGCGACGCCGAAGACGACGACGCCGGGGCCTGA
- a CDS encoding GlsB/YeaQ/YmgE family stress response membrane protein has product MIGTIIGAIVVGLIVGALARLVMPGKQNIGVVVTVLLGVLGSTIGSWLTYDLLGYDGFAIVPFLVGVILAVILIAAYLGITGKRSSRGNTVRR; this is encoded by the coding sequence GTGATCGGAACAATCATCGGCGCCATCGTCGTCGGACTCATCGTGGGCGCCCTCGCCCGACTGGTCATGCCCGGTAAGCAGAACATCGGCGTGGTGGTGACGGTTCTGCTCGGTGTCCTCGGCTCGACTATCGGGTCTTGGTTGACCTACGACCTACTAGGTTATGACGGCTTCGCGATCGTTCCGTTCTTGGTCGGCGTCATCTTGGCCGTCATACTTATCGCTGCCTACCTCGGCATCACCGGCAAGCGCAGCAGCCGCGGTAACACCGTGCGGCGCTGA